A region from the Vicia villosa cultivar HV-30 ecotype Madison, WI linkage group LG3, Vvil1.0, whole genome shotgun sequence genome encodes:
- the LOC131661322 gene encoding abscisic acid receptor PYL8-like, with protein MEKMNGTENGGFSSTEMEYIRRHHNQEPAENQCASALVKHIRAPVPLVWSLVRRFDQPEKYKPFVSRCVVRGNLEIGSLREVDVKSGLPATTSTERLEVLDDNEHILSIRIIGGDHRLRNYSSIMSLHPEIIDGRPGTLVVESYVVDVPEGNTKDETCYFIEALIKCNLKSLSDVSEGHAVQDLTEPLDRMQELLISG; from the exons ATGGAGAAAATGAACGGGACTGAAAACGGAGGGTTTAGCAGCACGGAGATGGAATATATTAGAAGACATCATAATCAGGAGCCAGCGGAGAATCAGTGCGCTTCTGCACTTGTTAAGCATATCAGAGCTCCCGTTCCTCTT GTATGGTCTTTGGTGAGAAGATTTGATCAACCTGAGAAATATAAACCATTTGTGAGCAGGTGTGTGGTGAGGGGGAACCTTGAGATTGGGAGTTTGAGAGAAGTTGATGTTAAGTCAGGGCTTCCTGCTACAACTAGTACTGAAAGATTGGAGGTTCTTGATGACAATGAGCATATTCTAAGCATCAGGATTATTGGTGGTGATCATAGGCTTAGG AACTACTCGTCTATCATGTCCCTCCACCCAGAAATTATTGATGGAAGACCAGGAACCCTGGTAGTTGAATCTTATGTGGTAGATGTGCCGGAGGGGAATACCAAAGATGAGACCTGCTACTTTATTGAAGCCTTGATCAAGTGCAACCTCAAATCACTTTCAGATGTCTCGGAAGGGCATGCTGTGCAGGACCTCACTGAACCACTTGATCGGATGCAGGAGTTGTTGATAAGTGGCTGA